In Megalopta genalis isolate 19385.01 chromosome 7, iyMegGena1_principal, whole genome shotgun sequence, a single window of DNA contains:
- the LOC117218628 gene encoding E3 ubiquitin-protein ligase RNF146 isoform X2 — protein MAQAKLNSQDRAGSTLKDKETESDEKEGSTIIPECAVCLQPCIYPAKLPCNHVYCYLCVKGVANQSKRCPMCRQEIPPDFLDRPQLVEIEDTHKELDSSEEEYQWFYEGRNGWWKYDSRTNKDLETMYNLGWWQYDQRTSHELETAYKQGKRNCELLIAGFLYIADFGSMLQLRRNDPSRRRKIKRDLYNVPKKGVAGLRLNNQDEEIIREIRGAERPASPASDNMGTGDGTNTPIPPSNTPQTPAGGTASGDATPLNDRMEQRSDSLHQVLEQMRSLVLREHLSSNTDNELEETEESESLSTHPTL, from the exons ATGGCTCAAGCGAAACTTAACTCACAAGACAGAGCAGGCAGTACGCTTAAGGATAAGGAGACAGAGTCTGACGAAAAGGAAG GCTCAACGATAATACCAGAATGTGCAGTCTGCCTTCAGCCATGCATATATCCAGCAAAATTACCTTGCAATCATGTTTATTGTTACCTATGTGTCAAAGGTgttgcaaatcaaagcaaaaGATGTCCTATGTGTCGTCAAGAAATTCCTCCAGATTTCCTAGACAGACCACAATTAGTAGAAATAGAAGACACTCATAAAGAATTAGATAGTTCTGAAGAAGAATATCAATGGTTTTATGAAGGTAGAAATG GTTGGTGGAAATACGATTCAAGGACCAACAAGGATTTGGAGACTATGTACAACCTTG GGTGGTGGCAATATGATCAACGTACAAGCCATGAATTAGAAACTGCATATAAACAAGGCAAACGAAATTGTGAATTATTAATAGCAGGGTTTCTTTACATCGCCGATTTTGGTTCCATGCTTCAGTTACGTAGAAACGATCCTTCCAGAAGAAGAAAAATTAAGCGCGATTTATATAATGTCCCAAAAAAAGGAGTGGCAGGTTTAAGATTAAATAATCAGGATGAAGAAATTATTAGAGAAATAAGAGGTGCAGAGAGACCTGCAAGTCCTGCCAGCGACAATATGG gtACTGGAGATGGTACAAACACTCCCATACCACCTAGCAACACACCGCAAACACCAGCAGGGGGAACTGCTAGTGGCGATGCTACGCCATTGAATGATAGAATGGAACAGAGATCAGATTCTTTACATCAGGTATTAGAACAAATGCGTTCCTTAGTTTTGAGAGaacatttatcttcaaatacagataaCGAATTAGAAGAAACTGAAGAAAGTGAATCTCTTTCCACTCATCCTACGTTATAA
- the LOC117218628 gene encoding E3 ubiquitin-protein ligase RNF146 isoform X1 — translation MAQAKLNSQDRAGSTLKDKETESDEKEGSTIIPECAVCLQPCIYPAKLPCNHVYCYLCVKGVANQSKRCPMCRQEIPPDFLDRPQLVEIEDTHKELDSSEEEYQWFYEGRNGWWQYDQRTSHELETAYKQGKRNCELLIAGFLYIADFGSMLQLRRNDPSRRRKIKRDLYNVPKKGVAGLRLNNQDEEIIREIRGAERPASPASDNMGTGDGTNTPIPPSNTPQTPAGGTASGDATPLNDRMEQRSDSLHQVLEQMRSLVLREHLSSNTDNELEETEESESLSTHPTL, via the exons ATGGCTCAAGCGAAACTTAACTCACAAGACAGAGCAGGCAGTACGCTTAAGGATAAGGAGACAGAGTCTGACGAAAAGGAAG GCTCAACGATAATACCAGAATGTGCAGTCTGCCTTCAGCCATGCATATATCCAGCAAAATTACCTTGCAATCATGTTTATTGTTACCTATGTGTCAAAGGTgttgcaaatcaaagcaaaaGATGTCCTATGTGTCGTCAAGAAATTCCTCCAGATTTCCTAGACAGACCACAATTAGTAGAAATAGAAGACACTCATAAAGAATTAGATAGTTCTGAAGAAGAATATCAATGGTTTTATGAAGGTAGAAATG GGTGGTGGCAATATGATCAACGTACAAGCCATGAATTAGAAACTGCATATAAACAAGGCAAACGAAATTGTGAATTATTAATAGCAGGGTTTCTTTACATCGCCGATTTTGGTTCCATGCTTCAGTTACGTAGAAACGATCCTTCCAGAAGAAGAAAAATTAAGCGCGATTTATATAATGTCCCAAAAAAAGGAGTGGCAGGTTTAAGATTAAATAATCAGGATGAAGAAATTATTAGAGAAATAAGAGGTGCAGAGAGACCTGCAAGTCCTGCCAGCGACAATATGG gtACTGGAGATGGTACAAACACTCCCATACCACCTAGCAACACACCGCAAACACCAGCAGGGGGAACTGCTAGTGGCGATGCTACGCCATTGAATGATAGAATGGAACAGAGATCAGATTCTTTACATCAGGTATTAGAACAAATGCGTTCCTTAGTTTTGAGAGaacatttatcttcaaatacagataaCGAATTAGAAGAAACTGAAGAAAGTGAATCTCTTTCCACTCATCCTACGTTATAA